The Corallococcus exiguus genome has a window encoding:
- a CDS encoding tetratricopeptide repeat protein, translating into MHGRKRMESAGVARRWLWVGVLGLGLTLTGCRTTGAGTKPDATANKQVVEFDPVTVTADLELDKLNDEELFAGGTSAFAANDFKQAARYFGRLADFHPNSQHRRQALYNAGLAHQRLKEWDDAYGRFSELAEPEKGQGDALDASFRVAESLYHLERYEDAVKLLTTLAARADLPAGRRIEAQVQQGICQVEAGRTDDAEGTLRKALAAYDALPDKAEVEDYFPAQAHFFVGEIYRLHYEAVKLEASRGSDGLAQDLNYKAELLLSAQGHYLRAIRVGNGYWATAAGAQIGALYENLHEHMVNSPTPPELNAEEAEVYRQELRKKIRVLLTKSINIYERTLEAAERIGSQNAFVDRTRQSLEKVKTLLLADADTESEGVSVPMPASNAGAKHR; encoded by the coding sequence ATGCACGGCAGGAAGCGGATGGAGTCAGCCGGAGTCGCCCGGCGGTGGCTGTGGGTGGGCGTGTTGGGCCTGGGCCTGACGCTCACGGGCTGCCGCACCACGGGCGCGGGAACGAAGCCGGACGCCACGGCGAACAAGCAGGTCGTGGAGTTCGACCCCGTCACGGTGACGGCGGACCTGGAGCTGGACAAGCTCAACGACGAGGAGCTCTTCGCGGGCGGCACCTCCGCCTTCGCCGCCAACGACTTCAAGCAGGCGGCGCGCTACTTCGGCCGGCTCGCGGACTTCCACCCCAACAGCCAGCACCGCCGGCAGGCCCTCTACAATGCGGGCCTCGCGCACCAGCGCCTCAAGGAGTGGGACGACGCCTACGGGCGCTTCTCCGAACTGGCGGAGCCGGAGAAGGGCCAGGGCGACGCGCTGGACGCGTCCTTCCGCGTGGCGGAGTCGCTCTACCACCTGGAGCGCTACGAGGATGCGGTGAAGCTGCTGACGACGCTGGCCGCGCGCGCGGACCTGCCCGCGGGCCGCCGCATCGAGGCCCAGGTGCAACAGGGCATCTGCCAGGTGGAGGCCGGCCGCACCGACGACGCGGAGGGGACACTGCGCAAGGCGCTGGCCGCGTATGACGCCCTGCCGGACAAGGCGGAGGTGGAGGACTACTTCCCCGCGCAGGCGCACTTCTTCGTCGGCGAAATCTACCGGCTGCATTACGAGGCCGTGAAGCTGGAGGCCAGCCGGGGCAGCGACGGGCTGGCGCAGGACCTCAACTACAAGGCGGAGCTGCTGTTGTCCGCGCAGGGCCACTACCTGCGCGCCATCCGCGTGGGCAACGGCTACTGGGCCACCGCCGCGGGCGCGCAGATTGGCGCCCTGTACGAGAACCTCCACGAGCACATGGTGAACTCGCCCACGCCCCCGGAGCTCAACGCCGAGGAGGCGGAGGTCTACCGCCAGGAGCTGCGCAAGAAGATCCGCGTGCTGCTCACCAAGTCCATCAACATCTACGAGCGCACGCTGGAGGCCGCCGAGCGCATCGGTTCGCAGAACGCCTTCGTGGACCGCACCCGCCAGAGCCTGGAGAAGGTGAAGACGCTCCTGCTCGCGGACGCCGACACGGAGTCGGAAGGGGTCTCCGTGCCCATGCCCGCCTCCAACGCGGGCGCGAAGCACCGCTAG